A single Lolium perenne isolate Kyuss_39 chromosome 6, Kyuss_2.0, whole genome shotgun sequence DNA region contains:
- the LOC127309633 gene encoding uncharacterized protein has protein sequence MITALPIKGTPLVPAAYSSIWPTVVQDRLAVPVPSTSHTSNPRRDSSLLERSQSAHISQRHGATQEDDHFPSYPSGQRFSYTEGEYSQRFNTQESVDPTWSNMGAGLGHNMPPLRGRDHMQSQYPTQESLIPTWPDMTQQPQYYGSTSQQPRNDVTGIVEEFFGGAIFGTDASLIPPNLESPYIFQTPSPADETRTEDEENQYGRGLRPPHPPRPRLSPSGPRPRQHRRRRRQE, from the exons ATGATCACAGCCCTGCCAATCAAGGGTACTCCTTTGGTCCCTGCCGCTTATTCTAGTATTTGGCCGACTGTGGTACAGGACCGTCTTGCCGTACCAGTTCCCTCTACCTCGCATACATCTAATCCACGACGCGACTCATCTCTACTTGAACGATCACAGTCCGCACACATATCTCAACGCCATGGTGCCACACAG GAGGACGATCATTTTCCGTCATATCCATCTGGACAACGATTCTCCTACACAGAAGGCGAATACTCGCAAAGATTCAACACTCAG GAATCTGTTGACCCTACGTGGTCCAACATGGGAGCTGGTTTAGGCCACAATATGCCTCCACTGCGTGGTCGTGACCACATGCAATCGCAATACCCAACACAG GAATCTTTAATCCCGACATGGCCCGATATGACGCAGCAACCACAATACTACGGCAGCACTTCCCAACAACCTCGCAATGATGTTACCGGGATAGTTGAAGAATTCTTTGGAGGTGCTATTTTCGGCACAGATGCCAGTTTGATTCCCCCAAATCTGGAATCTCCATACATATTTCAGACTCCATCGCCAGCAGATGAGACACGTACAGAGGATGAGGAAAATCAGTATGGCCGAGGTTTGCGTCCACCTCATCCCCCTCGTCCCCGGTTGTCGCCTTCCGGTCCAAGGCCACGGcagcatcgtcgtcgtcgtcgtcaggaATGA